Below is a genomic region from Rosa chinensis cultivar Old Blush chromosome 5, RchiOBHm-V2, whole genome shotgun sequence.
TACTGGGGAGAATTATAGTAGTGAGAGCTGCTGAAGCTGAGCAAAAGtcgtagaagaagaagaaaaaagcgtGCTAATGTCGTGATTTGTCAAAGAAGACCCTAACTCCTACCTGTGGAAACGACTGTGTATAGTTATTATATACACAATTTACacgtatatgtatatattttgctAAGCAAGAAATGACTAGGAAATAGCTAAATTAAGAAAAGTCTGTTTGACCGGGCTGCTGATAGGTTTGCTTGGGTAGTTTGGTTGCAGAAAATATATTGAATAAAAGGGAGTCTTTCACGCGGTCAGAAAGACTTGGAGAGTAAAAGACGGTGTCATTGCTTATACCTAGAATTTTCCCTCATAGAAAGTTAATgctcattttcttttattgagCTGGTGGCTACTATTCATTAGAGAGTAGAGACAATATTGATAGGTACTCTTTACTGTTTATTGTCTTCTTATAGTTGCCTGTGTCTTTTACAGAAAGTTCACAAACAAAAAGTGAGTTAAGGGGTGAGAGGAAGTCTATCCTCTTTCTTATAAATGGGGCAGATCAAGTTCATTAGAGCCCACAAACCTATATCAATATCTCCTCCCTTTTCTTGAGGGACAATGGCTAGCATCAAAACCAGCTTTCGACTTCTTTTGGCTGTTTTCCTTCTTTTGTTAACTGATTCTGTTCCCTCGAGAGCCACTTTAGCCAACTCAGGTGCTAAAAATTTAACTTTGGCTTGCTTTGAGGAGGACCGGAAAGCCCTTCTTGAATTCAAACGCAGCCTTGATGATCCTTTACACCTACTTTCATCTTGGATAGGGGAAGACTGCTGCAAGTGGACGCGCGTACGCTGCAGCAACCAAACAGGCCATGTTGTCGAGCTTGACCTTAGCAACGTCTGTGGAGCAACTGGTGCTTCCAGGGAGGAACGTTCATGCTTAGGTGGTGAGCTATCTCCTTCTTTAGTTAATCTAACACACTTGAACTACTTGAACTTGAGTGGCAACACTTTCCATGGTATTCCCATCCCAAGTTTCATAGGTTCACTCGAGAAGTTGAGGTACCTTGACCTCTCCCTCTCGGGTTTTGTGGGAATGGTCCCTCCTCATCTCGGAAACCTATCGAAATTGCTCCATCTTgatctccatcttgatctcTCAACATATTCAGATATTTGGGTTTCAGATTTAAAGTGGCTCTCTGGTCTCTCTTCTTTGCAATACCTGGACTTGGACCGGTTGAACCTTAGCCAGGCCACAGATCATTGGGTTCATGCTATTAATATGCTTCCTTCACTCTTTGAGTTGCACTTTTCTTCTTGTAAACTTCATGGCAGCCTCCCACAGTCTCTTCCACATGTAAATTTGACGTCACTTTTGGTCATTGACCTCTCATCCAACAACTTTCAATCTTCATTACCTCAATGGCTTTTTAATATTAGTACTCTTGTGACGGCAGAGtttgatttttctgaatttACTGGCTCCATTCCGGAAGTTTCATTGCTTAAGGACTTGGAAACTCTGGAACTGTCAAGGAACTCACTTTCCGGTCCATTTCCAATATCAATAGGAAATCTGTTACATTTGCAGGCCTTGCACCTTTCAGAAAACCCCATCTCTGGTTCAGTTCCTACATCAATAGGAAATCTATTACAGTTGAGGACCCTATCCCTTTCACAAAACTCAATCTCTGGTCCACTTCCGGCATCAATAGGAAATCTTTTCCATTTGGAAACCTTGGACCTTTCACAAAACTCAATCTCCGGTCCACTTCCAGCATCAATAGGAAATCTTTTCCATTTGGAAACCTTGGACCTCTCACAAAACTCAATCTCCGGTCCACTTCCTACGTCAGTAGGAAATCTGTCacatttgactatgctagaccTTTCCTTCAACATGATGAATGGCAGCATTCCAAAGAGTATTGGACAACTTACAGAATTAGCTTTCCTGAATCTGTTGTCTAATCAATGGGAAGGCGTCATAAGTGAAAGTCATTTGCAGAACCTCACAAGATTGCTTGACCTTCGATTGTCATCGAAGTCTCTGGTTTTCAACATCAGTCAGGAGTGGATTCCTTTCTTCAACTTATCTCTCATCACCATCCGTGATTGCCAATTTGTAAGTCCTGCATTTCCAGCATGGCTTAGAAGCCAATTCATCGTTTATATAGTTCTCTCAAATGTAGGTATTTCAGATACAATACCTGAGTGGTTTTGGAGAAACTCCCCACACCTGAGTTGGTTGGATCTCTCTAATAACCAATTAAGAGGAAAGCTTCCATACGTGGAGTTGGACCTCTCTGGTGTATATGTTAATTTGGAAAACAACTACTTGGAGGGTTCCATTCCACTTTGGCCAAATGTATTATACCTGAAGTTGGGAAGCAATAGATTTTCAGGACCAATTCCGTTGAATATTGGCCAGGAGATGTCAACACTAGGTAGCCTAGACCTTTCTAGGAATAATCTAAGCGGTAGCATTCCCCATTCACTAACTAAACTGAAGAGCTTGAGTTCTATTGATCTCTCGAGGAATTGTTTATCCGGAAGTATCCCTAAGGATTGGGAAGGACTGTTGACCATAGATTTTTCCAATAACAATCTATCTGGTCAAATTCCACCAAGCTTATGCTCTCAGCAAATTTCACCTTCCTGGTTGAGATTAAGTAATAACAATCTTTCTGGGGAGCTTGGACCGTCCTTGCAAAATTGTCAAAACTTGTTTACACTCGATCTTGGAGGGAACAAGTTCTCTGGAGCCATACCACAGTGGATTGGAGAAG
It encodes:
- the LOC112203107 gene encoding receptor-like protein EIX1, which encodes MASIKTSFRLLLAVFLLLLTDSVPSRATLANSGAKNLTLACFEEDRKALLEFKRSLDDPLHLLSSWIGEDCCKWTRVRCSNQTGHVVELDLSNVCGATGASREERSCLGGELSPSLVNLTHLNYLNLSGNTFHGIPIPSFIGSLEKLRYLDLSLSGFVGMVPPHLGNLSKLLHLDLHLDLSTYSDIWVSDLKWLSGLSSLQYLDLDRLNLSQATDHWVHAINMLPSLFELHFSSCKLHGSLPQSLPHVNLTSLLVIDLSSNNFQSSLPQWLFNISTLVTAEFDFSEFTGSIPEVSLLKDLETLELSRNSLSGPFPISIGNLLHLQALHLSENPISGSVPTSIGNLLQLRTLSLSQNSISGPLPASIGNLFHLETLDLSQNSISGPLPASIGNLFHLETLDLSQNSISGPLPTSVGNLSHLTMLDLSFNMMNGSIPKSIGQLTELAFLNLLSNQWEGVISESHLQNLTRLLDLRLSSKSLVFNISQEWIPFFNLSLITIRDCQFVSPAFPAWLRSQFIVYIVLSNVGISDTIPEWFWRNSPHLSWLDLSNNQLRGKLPYVELDLSGVYVNLENNYLEGSIPLWPNVLYLKLGSNRFSGPIPLNIGQEMSTLGSLDLSRNNLSGSIPHSLTKLKSLSSIDLSRNCLSGSIPKDWEGLLTIDFSNNNLSGQIPPSLCSQQISPSWLRLSNNNLSGELGPSLQNCQNLFTLDLGGNKFSGAIPQWIGEDLRSLQFLLLGENKFTGSIPQQLCALSGLHVLDLSQNNLSGSIPRCLDNLTQLTNLGSMAQPFPSLRDTPDMDPWHMDLDPKGVEYEYTSILPLVNTIDLSSNNLSGEIPEEMRNLSNLGSLNLSRNLLTGKIPEDIGSLQRLQTLDLSCNHLHGPIPLSMTDMTLLSKLNLSYNDLSGPIPSANQFQTFNDPTLFEGNLGLCGIPLPTQCSSSPDGNPEVKEDAGEDEEGSGKIWFYVSTTMGFIMGFWAVFGSLVLKRSWRHAYFKFVDDMKDRLILVITLKCMACLRRMTEQERQT